A single genomic interval of Bacillus spongiae harbors:
- the rsmB gene encoding 16S rRNA (cytosine(967)-C(5))-methyltransferase RsmB has product MNRTKKSVREAALEVLEAVEKNQSYSNLLLNHVIERYRLKGPDIGLVTELTYGTIQRKLTLDYYLAPFLKKKIDGWVRQLLRMSLYQMVFLDKVPDRAVIYEAVEIAKRRGHKGIVGMVNGVLRSVQRQGVASLELLKDREERLSVETSHPLWLVKRWVSQFGYEKTKEMCETNILAPFQTGRANETKVTVEELIPMLKEENVEVEKSLFVPEAFHSIRGNLVKTDAFKQGLFTVQDESSMMVAYALQLKPELTVLDSCAAPGGKTTHIAEKMNNTGKVLALDLHDHKVKLIKENAERLGLSTITTKTMDSRKIGEAVEKESFDRILVDAPCSGLGVLRRKPDIKYSKKEQDLNSLQKIQLDILDAVAPLLKKDGILVYSTCTVDKGENMGTVERFLENHPEYEPCPLVTLPKMVEPFIQDNTLQIFPQDFGGDGFFISSFRKKEN; this is encoded by the coding sequence ATGAATAGGACAAAAAAATCAGTTCGTGAAGCAGCATTAGAAGTATTAGAAGCGGTCGAAAAAAATCAATCGTATAGCAATCTCCTATTAAATCATGTAATTGAAAGATATCGATTAAAGGGTCCTGATATAGGGCTTGTTACAGAACTAACATATGGGACAATTCAGCGAAAACTTACTTTAGATTATTATTTAGCTCCATTTCTAAAGAAGAAAATTGATGGATGGGTTCGTCAATTGCTGCGTATGTCATTATATCAAATGGTTTTTTTGGACAAGGTTCCTGATCGAGCTGTAATTTATGAAGCAGTTGAAATTGCCAAAAGGAGAGGGCATAAAGGAATTGTTGGCATGGTTAACGGAGTACTTCGTTCTGTTCAGCGTCAAGGAGTCGCTTCTTTAGAGTTACTTAAAGATAGGGAAGAACGACTTAGCGTTGAAACAAGCCATCCTTTATGGCTAGTGAAAAGATGGGTTTCGCAATTCGGCTATGAAAAAACAAAAGAAATGTGTGAAACGAATATTTTAGCCCCATTTCAAACAGGGCGAGCGAATGAAACGAAGGTTACAGTTGAAGAGCTCATTCCTATGCTTAAGGAAGAGAATGTTGAAGTTGAGAAAAGTCTCTTTGTTCCAGAAGCCTTTCATTCTATAAGAGGGAATCTTGTAAAAACAGACGCTTTTAAACAAGGGCTTTTTACGGTTCAGGATGAAAGCTCAATGATGGTCGCTTATGCTCTTCAATTAAAACCGGAATTAACCGTTTTAGATTCGTGTGCTGCACCAGGGGGAAAGACCACTCATATTGCGGAAAAAATGAATAATACAGGTAAGGTATTAGCCCTTGATTTACACGATCATAAAGTGAAGTTAATTAAGGAAAACGCGGAACGACTTGGATTATCGACGATAACTACAAAGACAATGGATAGCAGAAAAATTGGAGAAGCAGTTGAAAAGGAGTCATTCGACCGAATTCTAGTTGATGCACCGTGCTCAGGATTAGGGGTTTTAAGAAGGAAACCTGATATAAAATATAGTAAAAAAGAACAAGACTTGAATTCCTTACAAAAGATCCAATTGGATATTTTAGACGCCGTAGCTCCCTTATTGAAAAAGGATGGAATTCTCGTTTACAGTACTTGTACAGTAGACAAAGGTGAAAATATGGGAACTGTAGAGAGGTTTTTAGAGAATCATCCTGAGTATGAACCTTGCCCTCTTGTAACTCTCCCTAAAATGGTAGAGCCGTTTATTCAAGATAACACACTACAAATTTTCCCTCAGGATTTTGGTGGTGACGGCTTCTTCATTTCAAGCTTTAGAAAGAAGGAAAACTAA